A genome region from Pangasianodon hypophthalmus isolate fPanHyp1 chromosome 11, fPanHyp1.pri, whole genome shotgun sequence includes the following:
- the dennd5a gene encoding DENN domain-containing protein 5A isoform X2 gives MSTGFSSNSCRFADYFVICGLDTESGLEPDELSGENFEQSPLRRTFKSKVLAHYPENVEWSPFDQDAVGMLCMPKGLSFRTQADLREPQFHSFIITREDGSRTYGFALTFFEEVTSKQICSAMQTLYHMHNAEQQHDTQPRLQRFDSYDIGRDTLFVSKCICLMAPMAFAQASRKILQQLHQAVTSAQPPPLPLDSYVYNILYEVPLPPAGRSLKFSGVYGPVVCQRPSSAELPLFDFPIRDVIELLGVENVLQLFTCALLEIQILLYSQHYQRLMTVAESITALMFPFQWQHVYVPILPASLLHFLDAPVPYLMGLHSNGQDDRTKLELPQEANLCFVDIDNHFIELPEDLPQFPNKLEFIQEISEVLMAFGVSPEGNVHCSEGSSKLKGFRAADMASDKRNGNLAGSPLNSYMLRENETIARLQALVKRTGVSLEKLDVKEDSGTNKDMKMQCDEEELKMHQLNIRVREVFANRFTQMFADYEVFVIQPSQDKESWFSNRDQMQNFDKASFLSDQPEPYLPFLSRFLETQMFASFIDSKILYHDDEDKEHTLRVFDSRVEKVRLLNVRTPTLRTSMYQKCTNIEEAEKAIEMRLYKIDHTAVHPHLLDMKIGQGRYEQGFFPRLQSDVLATGPTSNKWTKRSAPAQWRRRDRQKQHAEHLYLDNDQREKYIQEARNLGTTIRQPKLSNLSPSVIAQTNWKFVEGLLKECRNKTKRMLVEKMGREAVELGHGEVSITGVEENTLIASLCDLLERIWSHGLQVKQGKSALWSHLLHYQESKEKRDATPAGLGPPGLIHDTERRKSDASFAMPPLKVSLIEDMRHIQNIGEIKTDVGKARAWVRLSMEKKLLSRHLKQLLSDHELTKKLYKRYAFLRCDDEKEQFLYHLLSFNAVDYFCFTNVFTTIMMPYHVVVIPSKKLGGSMFTANPWVCVSGELAETGVLQVPKNTLEITFECQNLGKLTTVQMGHDNSGLYAKWLVECVLVRNGITGHTYKFPCGRWLGKGVDDGSLERILVGELVTAGSENDDRMCRTPPMQQSPGMMRRFVTISPNSKPKLNTGQIQEGVGEAINGIVKHFHKPEKERGSLTLLLCGEYGLVWALEQVFQHGFKSPRLFKNVFIWDFLEKAQVYFESAEQSQVTQDENYQTRVRHFCRFMRAISSTPRNIGKDGKFQLLVCLGARDHLLHHWIALLADCPITAQMYEDMALLKDRSLVNSLIRVLQTLQEFNITLEASLVKGIGI, from the exons ATGAGCACCGGCTTCAGCTCCAACTCCTGCCGGTTCGCGGATTACTTCGTTATCTGCGGACTCGACACCGAAAGCGGGCTGGAACCAGACGAGCTGTCCG GTGAGAATTTTGAGCAGAGTCCACTGCGGAGAACATTTAAATCCAAAGTTCTAGCTCATTACCCCGAGAATGTGGAGTGGAGTCCGTTCGACCAGGATGCAGTGGGCATG CTCTGCATGCCCAAGGGCCTGTCTTTCCGCACTCAGGCAGACTTACGCGAGCCCCAGTTCCACTCGTTCATCATCACACGTGAGGACGGCTCACGCACCTACGGCTTTGCGCTCACCTTCTTTGAGGAAGTGACCAGCAAGCAGATCTGCAGTGCCATGCAGACGCTCTACCACATGCACAATGCCGAGCAGCAACATGATACCCAGCCACGCCTGCAGCGCTTCGACTCTTATGACATCGGTCGCGACACGCTGTTTGTGTCCAAATGCATCTGCCTGATGGCACCCATGGCCTTCGCACAGGCGAGTCGCAAAATCCTCCAGCAGCTGCACCAGGCCGTGACGTCTGCACAGCCTCCACCGCTGCCACTCGACAGCTACGTGTACAACATCCTGTATGAGGTGCCGCTGCCACCTGCTGGCCGTTCGCTCAAATTCTCAGGCGTCTATGGGCCTGTGGTGTGTCAGCGCCCCAGCTCTGCTGAGCTGCCACTCTTCGACTTCCCCATACGAGACGTTATCGAGTTGCTCGGCGTCGAAAACGTGCTGCAGCTGTTCACCTGCGCTCTGCTCGAGATCCAGATCCTGCTCTACTCACAAC ATTACCAGCGGCTGATGACCGTGGCCGAGAGCATCACGGCTTTAATGTTCCCATTCCAGTGGCAGCACGTCTACGTGCCCATCCTGCCCGCCTCGCTGCTGCACTTCCTTGATGCGCCCGTGCCTTACCTCATGGGCCTACACTCCAACGGCCAGGACGACCGCACCAAGCTGGAACTGCCTCAGGAG GCCAATCTGTGCTTCGTCGACATTGACAACCACTTCATTGAGCTGCCTGAAGATTTGCCACAGTTTCCCAACAAGCTGGAGTTCATCCAGGAGATCTCAGAAGTTCTGATGGCATTTGGTGTGTCCCCAGAAGGAAACGTGCACTGCAGTGAAGGCTCGAGTAAGCTAAAGGGCTTCCGTGCGGCAGACATGGCTTCGGACAAACGCAATGGGAACCTGGCTGGCTCTCCGCTGAACTCCTACATGCTGAGGGAGAACGAGACCATTGCACGGCTGCAGGCCCTGGTCAAGAGAACCGGAGTCAGCCTGGAGAAG CTGGATGTGAAAGAGGACTCAGGCACAAATAAGGATATGAAGATGcagtgtgatgaagaggagcTGAAGATGCACCAGCTGAACATTCGTGTGCGGGAAGTTTTCGCCAACCGTTTCACACAGATGTTTGCCGACTACGAGGTCTTTGTCATCCAGCCCAGCCAGGACAAAGAGTCCTGGTTCAGTAACCGGGACCAGATGCAGAACTTCGACAAG GCCTCCTTCCTGTCTGACCAGCCGGAGCCCTACCTGCCCTTCCTGTCCCGCTTCCTGGAGACGCAgatgtttgcttcttttatCGATAGCAAGATCCTGTACCACGACGACGAGGACAAAGAGCACACGCTGCGAGTGTTTGACAGTCGTGTGGAAAAGGTGCGGCTGCTGAACGTCAGGACACCGACACTGCGCACCTCCATGTACCAGAAATGCACCAACATTGAAGAAGCAG AGAAGGCCATCGAGATGCGGCTCTATAAGATCGACCACACGGCTGTGCATCCACACCTGCTGGACATGAAGATCGGGCAGGGCCGCTACGAGCAGGGCTTCTTCCCCCGACTGCAGTCCGATGTGCTCGCCACCGGACCCACCAGCAACAA GTGGACTAAGCGCAGTGCTCCTGCACAGTGGAGAAGGAGGGACAGACAGAAGCAGCATGCAGAGCACCTTTATCTGGACAACGACCAGCGAGAG AAATACATCCAGGAGGCTCGTAACCTAGGCACCACCATCCGCCAGCCCAAACTGTCCAACCTGTCCCCTTCTGTCATCGCTCAGACCAACTGGAAGTTTGTGGAGGGTCTGCTGAAGGAGTGCAGGAATAAG ACAAAGCGCATGCTAGTGGAGAAGATGGGCAGGGAGGCAGTGGAGCTCGGTCACGGTGAGGTCAGCATCACTGGTGTGGAGGAGAACACACTCATCGCAAGCCTCTGTGACCTGCTGGAGAGAATCTGGAGCCACGGGCTGCAGGTTAAACAG GGGAAATCTGCCTTGTGGTCGCACCTGCTGCATTATCAGGAGAGCAAAGAGAAGAGAGATGCCACACCAGCCGGCTTAGGGCCTCCTG GTCTCATTCATGACACAGAGAGGCGGAAATCAGATGCCAGCTTCGCAATGCCGCCTCTTAAAGTCTCTTTGATTGAGGACATGAG GCACATTCAGAACATTGGAGAGATTAAGACAGACGTAGGGAAGGCCAGAGCCTGGGTGCGTCTCTCCATGGAGAAGAAACTGCTGTCCAGACACCTCAAACAGCTCCTGTCTGATCACGAGCTCACCAA GAAGCTCTATAAGCGCTATGCCTTTCTGCGCTGCGATGACGAGAAAGAACAGTTTCTCTATCATTTACTGTCTTTCAATGCCGTCGATTACTTCTGCTTCACCAACGTCTTCACCACAATCA TGATGCCGTATCATGTGGTGGTCATTCCTAGTAAGAAGCTGGGTGGTTCCATGTTCACAGCTAAcccctgggtgtgtgtgtcgggggAGCTGGCTGAAACTGGAGTACTCCAGGTGCCGAAAAACACTCTGGAGATCACTTTTGAG TGCCAGAACCTGGGCAAGTTGACCACAGTGCAGATGGGCCATGATAACTCAGGATTGTACGCCAAGTGGCTGGTGGAGTGTGTTCTGGTCCGAAATGGGATCACAGGACACACTTACAA GTTTCCATGTGGCCGCTGGCTGGGAAAAGGCGTGGACGATGGCAGTTTGGAAAGGATTCTAGTGGGAGAGTTGGTGACTGCAGGCTCAGAGAATGATGACAGGATGTGTCGCACTCCTCCCATGCAGCAGTCGCCTGGGATGATGCGCCGATTCGTTACCATCTCACCAAATAGCAAACCAA aGCTGAACACGGGGCAGATCCAGGAGGGGGTCGGAGAGGCAATTAATGGAATCGTAAAACACTTCCATAAACCAGAGAAAGAG AGAGGAAGTCTGACTCTTCTTCTCTGTGGAGAATACGGTCTGGTCTGGGCTCTCGAGCAGGTGTTCCAGCACGGCTTCAAGTCACCACGCCTCTTCAAGAACGTCTTTATTTGGGATTTTCTGG AAAAGGCGCAGGTTTACTTTGAAAGTGCCGAGCAGAGTCAGGTAA
- the dennd5a gene encoding DENN domain-containing protein 5A isoform X1 produces MSTGFSSNSCRFADYFVICGLDTESGLEPDELSALCQYIQASKFKEGAQGKLAIAREGENFEQSPLRRTFKSKVLAHYPENVEWSPFDQDAVGMLCMPKGLSFRTQADLREPQFHSFIITREDGSRTYGFALTFFEEVTSKQICSAMQTLYHMHNAEQQHDTQPRLQRFDSYDIGRDTLFVSKCICLMAPMAFAQASRKILQQLHQAVTSAQPPPLPLDSYVYNILYEVPLPPAGRSLKFSGVYGPVVCQRPSSAELPLFDFPIRDVIELLGVENVLQLFTCALLEIQILLYSQHYQRLMTVAESITALMFPFQWQHVYVPILPASLLHFLDAPVPYLMGLHSNGQDDRTKLELPQEANLCFVDIDNHFIELPEDLPQFPNKLEFIQEISEVLMAFGVSPEGNVHCSEGSSKLKGFRAADMASDKRNGNLAGSPLNSYMLRENETIARLQALVKRTGVSLEKLDVKEDSGTNKDMKMQCDEEELKMHQLNIRVREVFANRFTQMFADYEVFVIQPSQDKESWFSNRDQMQNFDKASFLSDQPEPYLPFLSRFLETQMFASFIDSKILYHDDEDKEHTLRVFDSRVEKVRLLNVRTPTLRTSMYQKCTNIEEAEKAIEMRLYKIDHTAVHPHLLDMKIGQGRYEQGFFPRLQSDVLATGPTSNKWTKRSAPAQWRRRDRQKQHAEHLYLDNDQREKYIQEARNLGTTIRQPKLSNLSPSVIAQTNWKFVEGLLKECRNKTKRMLVEKMGREAVELGHGEVSITGVEENTLIASLCDLLERIWSHGLQVKQGKSALWSHLLHYQESKEKRDATPAGLGPPGLIHDTERRKSDASFAMPPLKVSLIEDMRHIQNIGEIKTDVGKARAWVRLSMEKKLLSRHLKQLLSDHELTKKLYKRYAFLRCDDEKEQFLYHLLSFNAVDYFCFTNVFTTIMMPYHVVVIPSKKLGGSMFTANPWVCVSGELAETGVLQVPKNTLEITFECQNLGKLTTVQMGHDNSGLYAKWLVECVLVRNGITGHTYKFPCGRWLGKGVDDGSLERILVGELVTAGSENDDRMCRTPPMQQSPGMMRRFVTISPNSKPKLNTGQIQEGVGEAINGIVKHFHKPEKERGSLTLLLCGEYGLVWALEQVFQHGFKSPRLFKNVFIWDFLEKAQVYFESAEQSQVTQDENYQTRVRHFCRFMRAISSTPRNIGKDGKFQLLVCLGARDHLLHHWIALLADCPITAQMYEDMALLKDRSLVNSLIRVLQTLQEFNITLEASLVKGIGI; encoded by the exons ATGAGCACCGGCTTCAGCTCCAACTCCTGCCGGTTCGCGGATTACTTCGTTATCTGCGGACTCGACACCGAAAGCGGGCTGGAACCAGACGAGCTGTCCG CTTTATGCCAGTATATACAAGCTTCTAAATTCAAAGAGGGTGCCCAAGGAAAGTTGGCGATTGCACGTGAAG GTGAGAATTTTGAGCAGAGTCCACTGCGGAGAACATTTAAATCCAAAGTTCTAGCTCATTACCCCGAGAATGTGGAGTGGAGTCCGTTCGACCAGGATGCAGTGGGCATG CTCTGCATGCCCAAGGGCCTGTCTTTCCGCACTCAGGCAGACTTACGCGAGCCCCAGTTCCACTCGTTCATCATCACACGTGAGGACGGCTCACGCACCTACGGCTTTGCGCTCACCTTCTTTGAGGAAGTGACCAGCAAGCAGATCTGCAGTGCCATGCAGACGCTCTACCACATGCACAATGCCGAGCAGCAACATGATACCCAGCCACGCCTGCAGCGCTTCGACTCTTATGACATCGGTCGCGACACGCTGTTTGTGTCCAAATGCATCTGCCTGATGGCACCCATGGCCTTCGCACAGGCGAGTCGCAAAATCCTCCAGCAGCTGCACCAGGCCGTGACGTCTGCACAGCCTCCACCGCTGCCACTCGACAGCTACGTGTACAACATCCTGTATGAGGTGCCGCTGCCACCTGCTGGCCGTTCGCTCAAATTCTCAGGCGTCTATGGGCCTGTGGTGTGTCAGCGCCCCAGCTCTGCTGAGCTGCCACTCTTCGACTTCCCCATACGAGACGTTATCGAGTTGCTCGGCGTCGAAAACGTGCTGCAGCTGTTCACCTGCGCTCTGCTCGAGATCCAGATCCTGCTCTACTCACAAC ATTACCAGCGGCTGATGACCGTGGCCGAGAGCATCACGGCTTTAATGTTCCCATTCCAGTGGCAGCACGTCTACGTGCCCATCCTGCCCGCCTCGCTGCTGCACTTCCTTGATGCGCCCGTGCCTTACCTCATGGGCCTACACTCCAACGGCCAGGACGACCGCACCAAGCTGGAACTGCCTCAGGAG GCCAATCTGTGCTTCGTCGACATTGACAACCACTTCATTGAGCTGCCTGAAGATTTGCCACAGTTTCCCAACAAGCTGGAGTTCATCCAGGAGATCTCAGAAGTTCTGATGGCATTTGGTGTGTCCCCAGAAGGAAACGTGCACTGCAGTGAAGGCTCGAGTAAGCTAAAGGGCTTCCGTGCGGCAGACATGGCTTCGGACAAACGCAATGGGAACCTGGCTGGCTCTCCGCTGAACTCCTACATGCTGAGGGAGAACGAGACCATTGCACGGCTGCAGGCCCTGGTCAAGAGAACCGGAGTCAGCCTGGAGAAG CTGGATGTGAAAGAGGACTCAGGCACAAATAAGGATATGAAGATGcagtgtgatgaagaggagcTGAAGATGCACCAGCTGAACATTCGTGTGCGGGAAGTTTTCGCCAACCGTTTCACACAGATGTTTGCCGACTACGAGGTCTTTGTCATCCAGCCCAGCCAGGACAAAGAGTCCTGGTTCAGTAACCGGGACCAGATGCAGAACTTCGACAAG GCCTCCTTCCTGTCTGACCAGCCGGAGCCCTACCTGCCCTTCCTGTCCCGCTTCCTGGAGACGCAgatgtttgcttcttttatCGATAGCAAGATCCTGTACCACGACGACGAGGACAAAGAGCACACGCTGCGAGTGTTTGACAGTCGTGTGGAAAAGGTGCGGCTGCTGAACGTCAGGACACCGACACTGCGCACCTCCATGTACCAGAAATGCACCAACATTGAAGAAGCAG AGAAGGCCATCGAGATGCGGCTCTATAAGATCGACCACACGGCTGTGCATCCACACCTGCTGGACATGAAGATCGGGCAGGGCCGCTACGAGCAGGGCTTCTTCCCCCGACTGCAGTCCGATGTGCTCGCCACCGGACCCACCAGCAACAA GTGGACTAAGCGCAGTGCTCCTGCACAGTGGAGAAGGAGGGACAGACAGAAGCAGCATGCAGAGCACCTTTATCTGGACAACGACCAGCGAGAG AAATACATCCAGGAGGCTCGTAACCTAGGCACCACCATCCGCCAGCCCAAACTGTCCAACCTGTCCCCTTCTGTCATCGCTCAGACCAACTGGAAGTTTGTGGAGGGTCTGCTGAAGGAGTGCAGGAATAAG ACAAAGCGCATGCTAGTGGAGAAGATGGGCAGGGAGGCAGTGGAGCTCGGTCACGGTGAGGTCAGCATCACTGGTGTGGAGGAGAACACACTCATCGCAAGCCTCTGTGACCTGCTGGAGAGAATCTGGAGCCACGGGCTGCAGGTTAAACAG GGGAAATCTGCCTTGTGGTCGCACCTGCTGCATTATCAGGAGAGCAAAGAGAAGAGAGATGCCACACCAGCCGGCTTAGGGCCTCCTG GTCTCATTCATGACACAGAGAGGCGGAAATCAGATGCCAGCTTCGCAATGCCGCCTCTTAAAGTCTCTTTGATTGAGGACATGAG GCACATTCAGAACATTGGAGAGATTAAGACAGACGTAGGGAAGGCCAGAGCCTGGGTGCGTCTCTCCATGGAGAAGAAACTGCTGTCCAGACACCTCAAACAGCTCCTGTCTGATCACGAGCTCACCAA GAAGCTCTATAAGCGCTATGCCTTTCTGCGCTGCGATGACGAGAAAGAACAGTTTCTCTATCATTTACTGTCTTTCAATGCCGTCGATTACTTCTGCTTCACCAACGTCTTCACCACAATCA TGATGCCGTATCATGTGGTGGTCATTCCTAGTAAGAAGCTGGGTGGTTCCATGTTCACAGCTAAcccctgggtgtgtgtgtcgggggAGCTGGCTGAAACTGGAGTACTCCAGGTGCCGAAAAACACTCTGGAGATCACTTTTGAG TGCCAGAACCTGGGCAAGTTGACCACAGTGCAGATGGGCCATGATAACTCAGGATTGTACGCCAAGTGGCTGGTGGAGTGTGTTCTGGTCCGAAATGGGATCACAGGACACACTTACAA GTTTCCATGTGGCCGCTGGCTGGGAAAAGGCGTGGACGATGGCAGTTTGGAAAGGATTCTAGTGGGAGAGTTGGTGACTGCAGGCTCAGAGAATGATGACAGGATGTGTCGCACTCCTCCCATGCAGCAGTCGCCTGGGATGATGCGCCGATTCGTTACCATCTCACCAAATAGCAAACCAA aGCTGAACACGGGGCAGATCCAGGAGGGGGTCGGAGAGGCAATTAATGGAATCGTAAAACACTTCCATAAACCAGAGAAAGAG AGAGGAAGTCTGACTCTTCTTCTCTGTGGAGAATACGGTCTGGTCTGGGCTCTCGAGCAGGTGTTCCAGCACGGCTTCAAGTCACCACGCCTCTTCAAGAACGTCTTTATTTGGGATTTTCTGG AAAAGGCGCAGGTTTACTTTGAAAGTGCCGAGCAGAGTCAGGTAA